The Mytilus galloprovincialis chromosome 4, xbMytGall1.hap1.1, whole genome shotgun sequence genome contains a region encoding:
- the LOC143070506 gene encoding T-cell leukemia homeobox protein 3-like, translated as MEPLKLNKESVSKHSKDMERSNKDDNPEENRTKAKLSFGMSRILDNSEKSTEEQTVQEINSDDEDESRHADSPEFTKKRVSELSGYNSFAHCLQPMPYVPFGLCGIPSLTLPIPRPNPVVPVLSSYSFPGWMDLRRDRYSITRRIGHPYQNRTPPKRKKPRTSFSRLQIMELEKRFHRQKYLASAERSALAKGLKMTDAQVKTWFQNRRTKWRRQTAEEREAERQAANRLMMSLQSEANKTVYDIRDPLCMSNSSLHALQNLQPWVDESSMS; from the exons ATGGAaccattaaaattaaataaagaaagtgtTTCAAAACATTCTAAAGACATGGAAAGGTCAAATAAAGATGACAATCCCGAGGAAAACCGAACTAAAGCTAAACTTTCATTTGGAATGAGTAGAATTCTAGACAATAGTGAAAAATCTACAGAGGAACAAACTGTGCAAGAAATAAATTCGGACGATGAGGACGAATCTCGCCACGCAGACTCCCCAGAGTTTACAAAGAAACGAGTAAGTGAACTGAGTGGATATAACAGTTTTGCACATTGTTTACAACCAATGCCATATGTACCGTTCGGACTGTGTGGTATCCCGTCATTAACACTTCCCATTCCCAGACCTAATCCTGTTGTTCCTGTGTTATCGTCATACTCGTTCCCAGGATGGATGGATCTTAGGAGGGACAGATATAGCA TAACGAGAAGAATTGGTCATCCATACCAGAACAGAACCCCACCCAAAAGGAAGAAACCCCGAACATCATTCTCAAGGTTACAGATCATGGAACTAGAGAAACGGTTCCATCGGCAGAAATATCTGGCCTCAGCAGAAAGATCAGCACTTGCTAAAGGTTTAAAGATGACAGACGCTCAAGTTAAAACATGGTTTCAAAACAGACGGACGAAATGGAG aCGTCAAACGGCAGAAGAACGAGAAGCGGAGCGCCAAGCAGCAAATCGTCTGATGATGAGTCTGCAGTCCGAGGCTAACAAAACAGTTTACGATATCAGAGACCCTCTGTGTATGAGCAATTCTTCACTTCATGCTCTTCAGAATTTGCAACCTTGGGTGGATGAAAGTTCTATGAGTTAG